The window GGCTACGCCTTGGCCGGCGGTCCCGGGGGAAAGACGACATGAGCGCCCGCTCGCTGACCACGCGCGTGCTGCGGGGGACCGTATTCGTGGCGCTGGCCACCGCCCTGGCCGGGGCCGCCACGGCGACTCTGATCGCCCGGGGTCTCTGGGAGGCGCACGAGCGCGGCGCGCTGCGCGATCTGGCGGCCGGACTGGCGGGGGCGGTCGAGCGCGAGTCGGCCGAGGAAGGGGGCACGCTGGACGCGGCGGTCGCGGAGGCGCTCCGGGAGAGCGTGACCGCGGGGCAGCGCGCGGAAGTCTGGCGCGGGTCGGTCCTGGTCGCATCGAGCCCTCCGGGATCTCCGCTCGGTCCTCCCGCAGGATCCGGCGCGACGGCGCGCGAGGCGTGGCTCGTCGAGACCCGCTCGCTCTCGGGCGGTCTGATCCTTCTCGTGGCCGCGCCGCGCGAGCGGCTCGCTGAGGGGCTCCGCATCTTCGGCTGGTCGCTGCTTCTCTCCGCCCCGGTCTGCGTGGTGCTCGCGCTGCTCACCGGCCGCGTCGTCGGGCGGCGCGCCGCGCGTCCGCTCCTCGAGTTCCGGGATCGCATCGCCGCGGCGCGGCCGTTCGATCCCCTGCCGCAGGGCCCGCCGCCGGATGTCCTGGAGGTGGCCCAGCTGGAGGCCTCGTTCCGCGGTCTGTGGGAGCGGCTGCGCCGGGCAATGGCGCGCGAGGTGGAGTTCGCGGCGAACGCCGCGCACGAGCTGCGCACGCCCTTGACCCGGATCCGGCTGCACGCCGAGCGAGCCTGCGCCGAAGCCGGCGCCGCGTCCGCGGAGCTGCGCGATCTGACCGAGGAGATCGACCGGGTGGTGCGGCTCGTCGACTCGCTCCTGGTCCTGGCGCGGGATGCCGCCTCCGGGATCCCGGCCGGCGAGGCGGTGAACGTTTCGGATGTGGCCGCGGTCGCGGCGCGGCGCGTGTTCGCGGGGACGGCGCCGCCTCTGATCGAGGCCCCGGACGAATCCCTCGTGCGGGGGGACGAGGCGCTGCTCGGGATCGCCGTGGAGAACCTGCTCGACAACGCGCGCAAGTTCTCTCAGCCCGGCCGGGCCCCGCGAGTCGTGGTCAATGGAGACGGCGCTTCGGTCCGGCTGACGGTCACCAGCCCGGGGACCCGGATCCCGCGCGGCGAGGCGGAACATCTGTTCGAGCGTTTCTACCGCGGCCCCGAGGCCCGGGTCGCGTTCGCCGGGCACGGGCTCGGGCTT of the Candidatus Dormiibacterota bacterium genome contains:
- a CDS encoding HAMP domain-containing sensor histidine kinase, translating into MSARSLTTRVLRGTVFVALATALAGAATATLIARGLWEAHERGALRDLAAGLAGAVERESAEEGGTLDAAVAEALRESVTAGQRAEVWRGSVLVASSPPGSPLGPPAGSGATAREAWLVETRSLSGGLILLVAAPRERLAEGLRIFGWSLLLSAPVCVVLALLTGRVVGRRAARPLLEFRDRIAAARPFDPLPQGPPPDVLEVAQLEASFRGLWERLRRAMAREVEFAANAAHELRTPLTRIRLHAERACAEAGAASAELRDLTEEIDRVVRLVDSLLVLARDAASGIPAGEAVNVSDVAAVAARRVFAGTAPPLIEAPDESLVRGDEALLGIAVENLLDNARKFSQPGRAPRVVVNGDGASVRLTVTSPGTRIPRGEAEHLFERFYRGPEARVAFAGHGLGLPLARHIARLHGGDVRCVSGPDEEACFELTLPGWHPLESERPSSEERS